The sequence CCACCGCGAGCCGGGTCATGGTCCCGCCGATGTGCATCAGACAGGAGTTGTCGGCGGCGCACAGCACCTCGGCCCCGGTCGACTCGGCGTTGCGCACCTTGTCCGTGCCCATCGCCGCCGACACGTCGGAGTTCTTCAGCGCGAAGGTGCCACCGAACCCGCAGCACTCCTCGGCCCCCGGCAGTTCGACCAGCTCAAGACCCTTGACCGCCTCGAGAAGCCTTCGGGGCCGGTCGCCGAGCCCGAGCCCGCGCAGGCCGTGGCAGGTCGGGTGGTAGGTGACCGTGTGCGGGTAGGAGGCACCCACGTCCGTCACGCCCAGCACGTCGACCAGGAACTCCGTCAGTTCGTAGGTCCTGTCGGCCACCGGCGCGAGGACGCGCGCGAGTGTGTCCCCGCGTCCCTCGGACCGGGCCCGCCCGCCCATCCGCGGATACAGCTCCCGTACCATCGCCCCGCAGGATCCGGACGGGGTCACGATCGCCTCGTACTCCCCGAAGACATCGGAGAAATGCCGGGCGAGCGGCTCCGCCTCGTGCCGGTAGCCGGTGTTGTAGTGCGCCTGCCCGCAGCACGTCTGGGACATCGGAAAGTCGACCTCGACACCCAGTCTGGTCAGCAGTTTCACCACCGCTCGGCCGGTGTCCGGATAGAGCGTGTCGTTGACACAGGTCAGGAACAGGGCGACACGCATCGCGGCTCCTCGCGGTCGGTCATCGGACCAGTGCAGGGTAATGGGCGGACACCGCCGAAGGGAGAGGGCAACTCGCCGCGTGGTG is a genomic window of Streptomyces griseochromogenes containing:
- a CDS encoding (Fe-S)-binding protein, which translates into the protein MRVALFLTCVNDTLYPDTGRAVVKLLTRLGVEVDFPMSQTCCGQAHYNTGYRHEAEPLARHFSDVFGEYEAIVTPSGSCGAMVRELYPRMGGRARSEGRGDTLARVLAPVADRTYELTEFLVDVLGVTDVGASYPHTVTYHPTCHGLRGLGLGDRPRRLLEAVKGLELVELPGAEECCGFGGTFALKNSDVSAAMGTDKVRNAESTGAEVLCAADNSCLMHIGGTMTRLAVGMRPVHIAEILASTETRAETAA